The nucleotide sequence GCTTACTCACTGCTCGGCTGATCTTATATCAAATAAGTCGATGTAGTGAATTGCTGCCACACACAGCGGTGATCCGTCTGGTGTAATTTGCCCCTAAATGTTCTTTCGCCACCTGCTGTCTGTGCGTGGTTAAAAACACAAGAGACGGGAACAGTCTGACCAGTTCATGTTGTTTTAATGCCATGCCGTTCAGGTTCAGCCTCTCTCCTCAAATCACTCCATTACATTGGATTAAACCATTAAAAAGAGGGATTGTATCTGTATTTGAGCCTTTGTtgaattattattttgtaaGACACTTTATAGTCATTCCTGAAAAAGGAAACGCATTATTTTGGTTCATAGCACATTAATGCCTGGCAAGGAAAAAACATATTAAGACTAaattgaccaaaaaaaaaaaagaaatcacaaaacacagaagcaaacaatataaacaatatcttatatataaaacaaaggagtcataataaatattacataaacacacaaaaaactaaaCACTTAACTTATTTGGTTTGGGCCACATTTTGAGTAAAGTCAGTAATTACTGATCTGAAAAGCCAAACATCAGTGTGAATGTTAcgtttgctgtttttttcttccccttaaATCTCCCAGAAAACACAATTCATCTAAAATGAGAGTCACCACCCCAAACTTTTTATTTAGCCTCCTCTTTCTAGCAAGAAACACAATCAAGTGTGCactccttttgtttttcctatAAATCAGTTCCTGTGTGTGCTTGTAAGCCATCCAAGCCTTTATATAGTGCAGAAAATTCCACAAAACAGCTTTAGTCACCCATGTTCTGTCTATTTTTTAGGAAAATCTTCTCACCAGTTCAACCTATAATCAAATAAAGAAGAATCAAGGCTTTATGCGATTGCTTTGACTTTTTgccttttatttaattattttttttgctgggaatCTACCAGCTCTACAAGTCTTCCATCGTTGTGTTTGTAATAGAACGGGAGCAATTTTGGTTCAGTCAGGATTGGACTCAAAGTCAAATGCAGACATTCAttcacagtcacacacagaTGTCTTTACAGCaaacacatacaaataaaaattcattgtgactgtaaatgtaaattcaCTCATTAGTGATTTTTCTACTTAACAAAGATAactgtgcaattttttttttttttacttttctgaaGCAAACCAGGACTAGTACAAGTATCAGGAGCTCGTCTTAGGCGCCGTTTTCTTGTTCAGCCACGTGTAGAGAAGATTTTCAAGATTTAGTGTTCCCTCTTTTCACCTCAGGAGAAGGGAGATGTGCAGGACTCAGCTCTGCCTTTTCTCCGGTGTGGAGTGCAGTAATGAGGTCTTAAGGCCTCTGCCGGGATGCCTCCTCTCTGTAGGGGCTCCTTACGTACTCCGCCCCAAGTCCAACTTAAGGTTCCAGCCCCCATTAATGCTACTTCCATTGCAAAGTGCAAGCAGTTAATATCTCTCTGCCCCTCCCTCCCATTTGAGTAATTTGGAAACCAACGCAACAGcaaaatcaaaaacacaaatGGATTGCTATTGttgtgatgttaaaaaaaagagggacAGTCATTGTCCAAAAAGCAACAGGAAGGGAGAGGGCAGGAAGAGAGCGAGTGCATTTGTGTGTTCAGTTCAGTCCATCCTCATAAAATAGGGATTCTTCCTTGTAATGTCCATATGCCACCAGTCAGCATTTGGAAGAGCTGTTATACCTCCCTGGGGGGAACAAAGGATAACATTAATACACACATCCCTTTCAGGAAAAGTACCTAAAACAAAATTTAAGAGCATTTCTTCACGTCACACTTGAGATCAAAATCACTCCTGTACGTATAACAAATATGCAGCTAGCAGGAAGTTAACATAACCAAACACAAAGACTGAAAACAGAGGGGCACAAGGAGTCTGGCTCTGTGAAAAAGTATCAGTATCCACCTGCAATACGTGTATAACATTAACTTGTAGATGCAGTGCACACGCCCCCCAGTTTCTTCTCAAACTATCAGATTATTTCTTGTATAATAGAAGTAATGACTTACGATGCTGTCAGTGTGGAGTTCAGGACAAGAGTGGTGCGTATCCTGTACAGCTGAGCCAGCGTCAGCTTCTTGTGTTGGCCTGgagattttctctttttgggCGATGCCTCCCCTGAGTCACTGGCTGCTGCTGACTTGGCTTTCTTATCTAAGCAGGCAGAAGGAGTCACTTCCCCATCTGAGCTGTTGCTCTGGGAATCGTTATCCTCGCATTGTCCGTCAGGCGCCCCGTGGCCATGCCTGGCTTCCGCCCTCCTCAGGGTGGCACTGAGTTTGTCAGAGGGCAAGCTAATGCTCAAGCAATCGTCAGGCTGGTCAAGGTCAGTGGAAAATAACTCCTTGTTTTCCACTGACGAGTTCTGGTCCAGCTCGGACATGCTCTTACTGTGCGACAGCTTTGACGTGTCCATGTCTCCGCACAGCGATTGGTCCTGCGTCTCAGAGCTGAGCGAGTGTGTGTGGGAGATGGGGTGGTTACCATGAAAGCGTTGCAGGAGGTTGTCTTCGGAGCGGGATAGAGCCAGAGAGGACAACCCCTGAAGGCAATGGAGTCGGGGCTGTACATGAGGCCGCCGGCGAGGTTTAGAGGACTGAACAACTGACACCTGAGACCCTAATGaagcatcctcctcctcttcttcttcttcctcttcttcatccaCATCTTCTAATTCTGTCTCTTCGTGCTCTGGCTCCTGACCCTCCCTgtctccctcttcctcctcagtcTCCTCACCTTCACTTTGGCCAGGCTGTGGCTGCAGTTCTCTTAGGAGGGATTCAGGGGAGAGGGTACCGTAGGCGCTGTCCATGGAAAGAGAGCGGCACTGGGGGTCCAGGTCCTCACTGTCTGGTCCCGTGCCCTGGTTGTGCTCAGTGTAGATGGCAGAGTGGACTCTGAGGGGACTTGATGACTTCTGACCCATAGACCTTTCAGAAAGGGAACCCACAGCGCTATCCAAGTCTTTATTAGCGCTTCCCTGGAGGTTCATGTTGGAAACAGGAGTTTCTGAGTGCTCGCCGGGCTCATCGACATCCATCACTGACAGGGTCTCGGTGGAACCGTCTGATTGACTGAAAGGAGAGTTTTGGTTGAACGTTAGACTTAAAAAGCTCACCAGAAAGCGTGTAAGGAAAACATCAAACAGAGACAATAATGGAGCACATTAAGGAATAGTTTGAGATTTTAAGAAAACAATTTGTGTAGAGTTTTGTGTTACAAATGTGCAGCTGATTTTATTCTTTACACTTCAGTACCTTGAGTTTTGCTGATCCTTGTGACTCAGCAAAGGGGAACTTGTAGTGGAGTTGCTGctctcatcttcctcctcctcctcttctccatcCCCCATACATCTCTTCTGACTGTCCTGCTGGCGGAGGAACTCCTCAGTGCGAAGCCTTTGAAGCTGGTTCTAAAGTGAAAAGCACCATTTAcattaaatatgtaaataactgtaaaattaatttttctaaaattaaattacaaaaaacataaaaatctcATATCTGGATGCTGTCCGATATTTTttctataataaaaaaaaattgctatCCTACCTGGACATTGCAGATTGCATCTATCCAACTTCGCCCCTGGGTGGCGCTGTTGGCTTGGAAAGTGTACGCTGCCACTGCACTCTTGAATTCATTGAGGTAGATGAGGATGAAAGAGCCTGTAGGAGACATTAAACGTGAAAAATTTAGTACTGTGTGGATTAAAAAGTCACCAATATAGTTAAATAGTTGAATAGCTTCTCAAAAGGTGAGAATTTCCTAGATTTTctgctttattaaaaaatatatatatattattcagGAGTTAAAGTCAGTATTTGAGTACTCACCGGGGTCTTTGAGTTCCTTACAGATGACGTTGTGAATAAGGAGAGGCTGACGGATAATTTTGACTTTCTCCACTCTTTTCACCGGCTTAGTAATTAGCAGCAGGTCGGTGAACAGGAAACAATAGACCTCCATCTGTGGGGACAGTAAACTCATTTCAGTTATGGTAACTCTTGTAATGTTTTACAGATCTGCAGTTTTTGTGAGATTTTACGTAACCGCAAAGGAAACATGAGAAACCACGTGTAATCTGAAGAGCTGATCGTGTGTTTCCAAGCAGTCATGTGAGTCAGTCTTACCCTACTGTCTTTGCCCTCCTTCATCCTCAGCGCGCCCTCGAGATGCAGCTGTCGAGTCTCTTCCGGTGATACATCTCTCATGGGAGCCATGAGGTCAAAGTGGTTGTACTCCTTGAGGATCTGAGGGGGAAAAGATAAAGGCGTGAAGCCGAGTTTGACATGAAGTCTAATTTTAGGGCACTGGGGTATTGTAAAGTGTTTCCTACCTTCTCCACTTCTTCACTGCTCCCCTCTACAGCCTCATAGCAGTCTATACGGGCAGAGATGGTGGCCAGCTTCTGCTGTTCTTGACGCTGTCGCATCTGGGAGTCTACACTGTTGATAAAGCCCTCCACTGTGGCCACCTTTAAGGGGAAAACAAGGACAAACGTACATTTGCATTCAGACCTCAGGCAGGTGACAAGCAGTCAAAGCATATCGGTTACTTTAGTGTAAATGAGAAAAACAGCACTTTCTTACCATGCTGCTGACGATGTCACGGGTTGCTGGTTCATCTGTCTTCTTGAGAAGAATCTTCAGTAGGAGCGGGTATTTGGTCAGTCTCTGGTGAGGCTTTGCCAACATGTCGGCCAGCTTCAGACGGTTACACTGCTTATTGGTCTCTGCCCACTGAATTGAGTGAGACAAAAGCAGGAAGTCAGGCATCAGAAATGAGGAGAAAGCCACGGATGAGTTTTTTGTATTAGAGTGGGTCTGGGATTATCATAATGGTAAGAGAAACCTTACCGTGACGTAGGTCCTGAAGAGCTCATTGTCCCTGAGAAG is from Oreochromis niloticus isolate F11D_XX linkage group LG20, O_niloticus_UMD_NMBU, whole genome shotgun sequence and encodes:
- the plekhg5b gene encoding pleckstrin homology domain-containing family G member 5 isoform X2; protein product: MVPNKWTMNSVLHKSPPRSWLGLRLRLNEKPVQEDDGVVCQHPECPERRRASKVCHHPDCQDLNSKSPLHLCESCDSRCHSENSDNMHFDRHPRFDLQPQASILARNVSTRSCPPRTSPPSDLEEEDEGSSDRGERKTVGMKLAKKKPRRRHTDDPSKECFSLKFDLNVDINTEIVPAMKKKTLREVLGPVFERNGIELSRVDLFLDQSNTPLSLNFEAYRFGGHYLKVKARPGDELKVEQGVKDLRSLSLPNMKPPGVQSPYILAPGSEKVEHGSLGRRESIDLLGQARRRKNITEFLGEANIPTQDALGQIGGSLPAVGAGPDSWKNRAASRFSGFFSSNAGAGSFGKEVDRLEQLQSKLQTYTMFGFPKVPRQLSFHQDSWEEEEEINLSLEDSWQTLLDNSETLTRRQFHQQEAIWELLHTEATYIKKLRVITDLFLCGLLNLQESGLLTEVEPAKLFSNIQEIARLHTSLWTQVMLPALNKARQARALLDPTDLHHGFRTFGTRFKPYIRYCMEEEGCMEYMRTLLRDNELFRTYVTWAETNKQCNRLKLADMLAKPHQRLTKYPLLLKILLKKTDEPATRDIVSSMVATVEGFINSVDSQMRQRQEQQKLATISARIDCYEAVEGSSEEVEKILKEYNHFDLMAPMRDVSPEETRQLHLEGALRMKEGKDSRMEVYCFLFTDLLLITKPVKRVEKVKIIRQPLLIHNVICKELKDPGSFILIYLNEFKSAVAAYTFQANSATQGRSWIDAICNVQNQLQRLRTEEFLRQQDSQKRCMGDGEEEEEEDESSNSTTSSPLLSHKDQQNSSQSDGSTETLSVMDVDEPGEHSETPVSNMNLQGSANKDLDSAVGSLSERSMGQKSSSPLRVHSAIYTEHNQGTGPDSEDLDPQCRSLSMDSAYGTLSPESLLRELQPQPGQSEGEETEEEEGDREGQEPEHEETELEDVDEEEEEEEEEEDASLGSQVSVVQSSKPRRRPHVQPRLHCLQGLSSLALSRSEDNLLQRFHGNHPISHTHSLSSETQDQSLCGDMDTSKLSHSKSMSELDQNSSVENKELFSTDLDQPDDCLSISLPSDKLSATLRRAEARHGHGAPDGQCEDNDSQSNSSDGEVTPSACLDKKAKSAAASDSGEASPKKRKSPGQHKKLTLAQLYRIRTTLVLNSTLTAS
- the plekhg5b gene encoding pleckstrin homology domain-containing family G member 5 isoform X1, with the protein product MVPNKWTMNSVLHKSPPRSWLGLRLRLNEKPVQEDDGVVCQHPECPERRRASKVCHHPDCQDLNSKSPLHLCESCDSRCHSENSDNMHFDRHPRFDLQPQASILARNVSTRSCPPRTSPPSDLEEEDEGSSDRGERKTVGMKLAKKKPRRRHTDDPSKECFSLKFDLNVDINTEIVPAMKKKTLREVLGPVFERNGIELSRVDLFLDQSNTPLSLNFEAYRFGGHYLKVKARPGDELKVEQGVKDLRSLSLPNMKPPGVQSPYILAPGSEKVEHGSLGRRESIDLLGQARRRKNITEFLGEANIPTQDALGQIGGSLPAVGAGPDSWKNRAASRFSGFFSSNAGAGSFGKEVDRLEQLQSKLQTYTMFGFPKVPRQLSFHQDSWEEEEEINLSLEDSWQTLLDNSETLTRRQFHQQEAIWELLHTEATYIKKLRVITDLFLCGLLNLQESGLLTEVEPAKLFSNIQEIARLHTSLWTQVMLPALNKARQARALLDPTDLHHGFRTFGTRFKPYIRYCMEEEGCMEYMRTLLRDNELFRTYVTWAETNKQCNRLKLADMLAKPHQRLTKYPLLLKILLKKTDEPATRDIVSSMVATVEGFINSVDSQMRQRQEQQKLATISARIDCYEAVEGSSEEVEKILKEYNHFDLMAPMRDVSPEETRQLHLEGALRMKEGKDSRMEVYCFLFTDLLLITKPVKRVEKVKIIRQPLLIHNVICKELKDPGSFILIYLNEFKSAVAAYTFQANSATQGRSWIDAICNVQNQLQRLRTEEFLRQQDSQKRCMGDGEEEEEEDESSNSTTSSPLLSHKDQQNSSQSDGSTETLSVMDVDEPGEHSETPVSNMNLQGSANKDLDSAVGSLSERSMGQKSSSPLRVHSAIYTEHNQGTGPDSEDLDPQCRSLSMDSAYGTLSPESLLRELQPQPGQSEGEETEEEEGDREGQEPEHEETELEDVDEEEEEEEEEEDASLGSQVSVVQSSKPRRRPHVQPRLHCLQGLSSLALSRSEDNLLQRFHGNHPISHTHSLSSETQDQSLCGDMDTSKLSHSKSMSELDQNSSVENKELFSTDLDQPDDCLSISLPSDKLSATLRRAEARHGHGAPDGQCEDNDSQSNSSDGEVTPSACLDKKAKSAAASDSGEASPKKRKSPGQHKKLTLAQLYRIRTTLVLNSTLTASEV
- the plekhg5b gene encoding pleckstrin homology domain-containing family G member 5 isoform X4 encodes the protein MHFDRHPRFDLQPQASILARNVSTRSCPPRTSPPSDLEEEDEGSSDRGERKTVGMKLAKKKPRRRHTDDPSKECFSLKFDLNVDINTEIVPAMKKKTLREVLGPVFERNGIELSRVDLFLDQSNTPLSLNFEAYRFGGHYLKVKARPGDELKVEQGVKDLRSLSLPNMKPPGVQSPYILAPGSEKVEHGSLGRRESIDLLGQARRRKNITEFLGEANIPTQDALGQIGGSLPAVGAGPDSWKNRAASRFSGFFSSNAGAGSFGKEVDRLEQLQSKLQTYTMFGFPKVPRQLSFHQDSWEEEEEINLSLEDSWQTLLDNSETLTRRQFHQQEAIWELLHTEATYIKKLRVITDLFLCGLLNLQESGLLTEVEPAKLFSNIQEIARLHTSLWTQVMLPALNKARQARALLDPTDLHHGFRTFGTRFKPYIRYCMEEEGCMEYMRTLLRDNELFRTYVTWAETNKQCNRLKLADMLAKPHQRLTKYPLLLKILLKKTDEPATRDIVSSMVATVEGFINSVDSQMRQRQEQQKLATISARIDCYEAVEGSSEEVEKILKEYNHFDLMAPMRDVSPEETRQLHLEGALRMKEGKDSRMEVYCFLFTDLLLITKPVKRVEKVKIIRQPLLIHNVICKELKDPGSFILIYLNEFKSAVAAYTFQANSATQGRSWIDAICNVQNQLQRLRTEEFLRQQDSQKRCMGDGEEEEEEDESSNSTTSSPLLSHKDQQNSSQSDGSTETLSVMDVDEPGEHSETPVSNMNLQGSANKDLDSAVGSLSERSMGQKSSSPLRVHSAIYTEHNQGTGPDSEDLDPQCRSLSMDSAYGTLSPESLLRELQPQPGQSEGEETEEEEGDREGQEPEHEETELEDVDEEEEEEEEEEDASLGSQVSVVQSSKPRRRPHVQPRLHCLQGLSSLALSRSEDNLLQRFHGNHPISHTHSLSSETQDQSLCGDMDTSKLSHSKSMSELDQNSSVENKELFSTDLDQPDDCLSISLPSDKLSATLRRAEARHGHGAPDGQCEDNDSQSNSSDGEVTPSACLDKKAKSAAASDSGEASPKKRKSPGQHKKLTLAQLYRIRTTLVLNSTLTASEV
- the plekhg5b gene encoding pleckstrin homology domain-containing family G member 5 isoform X3 gives rise to the protein MVCHHPDCQDLNSKSPLHLCESCDSRCHSENSDNMHFDRHPRFDLQPQASILARNVSTRSCPPRTSPPSDLEEEDEGSSDRGERKTVGMKLAKKKPRRRHTDDPSKECFSLKFDLNVDINTEIVPAMKKKTLREVLGPVFERNGIELSRVDLFLDQSNTPLSLNFEAYRFGGHYLKVKARPGDELKVEQGVKDLRSLSLPNMKPPGVQSPYILAPGSEKVEHGSLGRRESIDLLGQARRRKNITEFLGEANIPTQDALGQIGGSLPAVGAGPDSWKNRAASRFSGFFSSNAGAGSFGKEVDRLEQLQSKLQTYTMFGFPKVPRQLSFHQDSWEEEEEINLSLEDSWQTLLDNSETLTRRQFHQQEAIWELLHTEATYIKKLRVITDLFLCGLLNLQESGLLTEVEPAKLFSNIQEIARLHTSLWTQVMLPALNKARQARALLDPTDLHHGFRTFGTRFKPYIRYCMEEEGCMEYMRTLLRDNELFRTYVTWAETNKQCNRLKLADMLAKPHQRLTKYPLLLKILLKKTDEPATRDIVSSMVATVEGFINSVDSQMRQRQEQQKLATISARIDCYEAVEGSSEEVEKILKEYNHFDLMAPMRDVSPEETRQLHLEGALRMKEGKDSRMEVYCFLFTDLLLITKPVKRVEKVKIIRQPLLIHNVICKELKDPGSFILIYLNEFKSAVAAYTFQANSATQGRSWIDAICNVQNQLQRLRTEEFLRQQDSQKRCMGDGEEEEEEDESSNSTTSSPLLSHKDQQNSSQSDGSTETLSVMDVDEPGEHSETPVSNMNLQGSANKDLDSAVGSLSERSMGQKSSSPLRVHSAIYTEHNQGTGPDSEDLDPQCRSLSMDSAYGTLSPESLLRELQPQPGQSEGEETEEEEGDREGQEPEHEETELEDVDEEEEEEEEEEDASLGSQVSVVQSSKPRRRPHVQPRLHCLQGLSSLALSRSEDNLLQRFHGNHPISHTHSLSSETQDQSLCGDMDTSKLSHSKSMSELDQNSSVENKELFSTDLDQPDDCLSISLPSDKLSATLRRAEARHGHGAPDGQCEDNDSQSNSSDGEVTPSACLDKKAKSAAASDSGEASPKKRKSPGQHKKLTLAQLYRIRTTLVLNSTLTASEV